The following are from one region of the Stigmatella ashevillena genome:
- the rsfS gene encoding ribosome silencing factor: MAIKKKTPSKAKTGGKAPAARKKTAAKKPAARKKSALPKTIRKKAPSKAANAKADAPAENPRAKALAHKAAKLLADKKATDVLVLDVRGKTSYADYIVLASGESDRQVSAMAENVHLKLKEEDSLRPTGTEGTETGQWVLLDYSEVVVHLFLGEVRAFYDLEGLWADAPREKLA; this comes from the coding sequence ATGGCAATAAAGAAGAAGACCCCCTCGAAGGCGAAGACTGGCGGCAAGGCGCCCGCGGCGCGCAAGAAGACGGCGGCGAAGAAGCCCGCCGCGCGCAAGAAGAGCGCACTGCCCAAGACGATTCGCAAGAAGGCCCCGTCCAAGGCCGCGAATGCCAAGGCGGACGCCCCCGCGGAAAACCCCCGTGCCAAGGCACTGGCGCACAAGGCGGCCAAGCTCCTGGCGGACAAGAAAGCCACGGACGTGCTCGTGCTCGACGTGCGCGGCAAGACGTCCTACGCGGACTACATCGTCCTGGCCTCCGGCGAGAGCGACCGCCAGGTGAGCGCCATGGCCGAGAACGTCCACCTCAAGCTCAAGGAAGAGGACAGCCTGCGTCCCACGGGCACGGAGGGCACGGAGACGGGGCAATGGGTGCTCCTCGACTACAGCGAGGTGGTGGTGCACCTGTTCCTGGGTGAAGTGCGCGCCTTCTACGATCTCGAAGGCCTCTGGGCGGACGCGCCGCGGGAGAAGCTGGCCTGA
- a CDS encoding glutamate-5-semialdehyde dehydrogenase, which produces MTVAKQDVRLLAERARAASRVLANVTTGQKDEALRSMARHLRAAAPDILSASAEDVAAARGAGKNAVFLDRLLLDAPRLEAMARAVEALAGLKDPVGEVTESWNRPNGLQVRKVRLPLGVVLMIYEARPNVTSDAAALCLKSGNAALLRGGSEAARTNQAIARALSQGLVEAGLPEHAIQQVPAGERESLLELLKLEGLIDLCIPRGGEGLIRFVAENARIPVVKHYQGVCHVYVHAAADLEMASRIILNAKASRPGVCNAAECLLVDRAIAERFLPQVGRALTDQGVELRGCPTTVAVLTRAGVPVKPAAEEDYGREFLDLILAVRVVKDLDAALAHIARYGSEHTEAIVTADGQVASRFTREVLASAVIWNASTRFNDGGELGLGAEIGISTSRLHAFGPMGLRELTSQKYVVHGQGQVR; this is translated from the coding sequence ATGACGGTTGCCAAGCAAGACGTGCGCCTCCTCGCGGAGAGGGCCCGGGCCGCCTCCCGCGTGCTCGCCAACGTGACCACCGGACAGAAGGACGAAGCCCTGCGGAGCATGGCCCGCCACCTGCGCGCGGCCGCCCCGGACATCCTCTCCGCCAGCGCCGAGGACGTGGCCGCGGCCCGCGGAGCCGGTAAAAACGCCGTCTTCCTCGACCGGCTCCTCCTGGATGCCCCCCGCCTGGAGGCCATGGCCCGCGCCGTGGAGGCCCTGGCCGGCCTGAAAGACCCGGTGGGAGAAGTCACGGAGTCCTGGAATCGCCCCAACGGGCTCCAGGTGCGCAAGGTCCGCCTGCCCCTGGGGGTGGTGCTGATGATCTACGAGGCGCGCCCCAACGTGACGAGCGACGCGGCGGCCCTGTGCCTCAAGAGCGGCAACGCGGCGCTGCTCCGGGGAGGCAGCGAGGCGGCCCGCACCAATCAGGCCATCGCCCGGGCGCTCTCGCAGGGCTTGGTAGAGGCGGGGCTGCCCGAGCACGCCATTCAGCAGGTCCCCGCCGGGGAGCGGGAGTCCCTGCTGGAGTTGCTGAAGCTGGAGGGGCTCATCGACCTGTGCATCCCCCGCGGCGGTGAAGGGCTCATCCGCTTCGTGGCGGAGAACGCGCGCATTCCGGTGGTGAAGCACTACCAGGGCGTCTGCCACGTCTACGTGCATGCGGCGGCGGACTTGGAGATGGCCTCGCGCATCATCCTCAACGCCAAGGCGAGCCGCCCGGGCGTCTGCAACGCGGCCGAATGCCTGCTGGTCGACCGGGCCATCGCCGAGCGCTTCCTGCCCCAGGTGGGACGGGCACTGACGGACCAGGGGGTGGAGCTGCGCGGCTGCCCGACAACGGTCGCGGTGCTCACACGCGCCGGAGTCCCCGTGAAGCCCGCGGCCGAGGAGGACTACGGCCGGGAGTTCCTGGACCTCATCCTGGCCGTACGGGTCGTCAAGGATCTGGACGCGGCGCTCGCCCACATCGCCCGCTATGGCAGCGAGCACACCGAAGCCATCGTCACCGCGGATGGGCAGGTGGCCTCTCGCTTCACCCGGGAGGTGCTGGCCAGCGCGGTCATCTGGAACGCCTCCACCCGCTTCAACGACGGGGGGGAGCTGGGGCTGGGGGCGGAGATCGGCATCTCCACCAGCCGTCTGCACGCCTTTGGACCGATGGGGCTGCGAGAGTTGACGAGCCAGAAGTACGTCGTCCACGGGCAGGGCCAGGTGCGCTAG
- the otsB gene encoding trehalose-phosphatase has protein sequence MASPSSTVVLSRHELDAVLFDLDGVVTRTARVHAAAWKRLFDAYLEERAKRTEGRFQPFTEEDYRRFVDGRPRLEGIRCFLESRGLSVPEGTPEDGPEAETVHGFGVRKNAYFQEALKRQGVEVYPPAVRLLEQVRAAGFRTAVVTSSRNGEAVLRAAGLEHLFDARVDGVEAGRLELPGKPAPDTFLEGARRLGVVPERAAVLEDARSGVQAGRRGGFGCVIGVRRSGAEGALVKAGADVEVAELSSVAVEADMETRPMREVPLALERREEWLRRMTGRVAVFLDYDGTLTPIVPNPEDARLGDSMRATLDELARCIPVAIVSGRDLPMLKEFVRLQGVYFAGSHGFDIEGPGEHRFQHEEGRALLPELDAAERELKAVLAGIPGAGVERKRFSVAVHWRHVEDARLPEVEQAVAAVQARHPKLSRSGGKKVFELRPNIDWHKGRAVDWLLKALGLEGEGVLPVFVGDDLTDEDAFRTLKGRGLGLVVRGDEERPTAADYALRDVEEVRRFLGLLIAHVRGATR, from the coding sequence ATGGCTTCGCCTTCCTCGACCGTCGTTCTGTCCCGGCACGAACTCGACGCGGTTTTGTTTGATCTCGATGGGGTGGTGACGCGGACCGCGCGGGTGCATGCCGCCGCGTGGAAGCGCCTCTTCGATGCGTACCTGGAGGAGCGCGCAAAGCGCACGGAGGGGCGCTTCCAGCCCTTCACGGAAGAGGACTACCGGCGATTCGTGGATGGGCGGCCTCGCCTGGAGGGCATCCGGTGCTTCCTGGAGAGCCGGGGCCTCTCGGTGCCCGAGGGGACACCTGAAGACGGCCCCGAGGCGGAGACGGTGCATGGCTTCGGGGTGCGCAAGAATGCCTATTTCCAGGAGGCCCTGAAGCGTCAGGGCGTGGAGGTGTACCCCCCTGCGGTGCGTCTGCTGGAGCAGGTCCGGGCGGCGGGGTTTCGCACGGCGGTGGTGACGTCCAGCCGCAACGGCGAGGCCGTCCTGCGCGCGGCGGGATTGGAGCATCTGTTCGACGCCCGGGTGGATGGGGTGGAAGCCGGACGGCTGGAGCTGCCAGGCAAGCCGGCCCCGGACACGTTTCTGGAGGGTGCGAGGCGGCTAGGAGTGGTGCCCGAGCGCGCCGCGGTGCTGGAGGACGCACGGTCCGGGGTCCAGGCGGGGAGGCGAGGCGGCTTCGGATGCGTCATTGGAGTGCGCCGCTCGGGAGCCGAGGGGGCCCTGGTGAAGGCTGGAGCGGATGTGGAGGTGGCGGAGCTGTCTTCCGTGGCGGTGGAGGCGGACATGGAAACGCGGCCCATGCGAGAGGTTCCCCTGGCGCTGGAGCGGCGTGAGGAGTGGTTGAGGCGGATGACGGGCCGGGTGGCTGTCTTCCTGGACTACGACGGCACGCTGACGCCCATCGTTCCCAATCCCGAGGACGCCCGCCTGGGAGACAGCATGCGGGCCACCCTGGACGAGCTGGCCAGGTGCATCCCCGTGGCCATCGTGAGCGGCAGGGACCTGCCCATGCTGAAGGAGTTCGTGCGGCTCCAGGGCGTGTACTTCGCTGGCAGCCACGGCTTCGACATCGAGGGGCCGGGAGAGCACCGCTTCCAGCACGAAGAGGGCAGGGCGCTGCTGCCCGAACTGGACGCCGCGGAGCGGGAGTTGAAGGCGGTGCTCGCGGGCATTCCAGGCGCGGGGGTGGAGCGCAAGCGGTTCAGCGTGGCGGTGCACTGGCGGCATGTGGAGGACGCGCGGTTGCCAGAGGTGGAACAGGCGGTGGCGGCGGTTCAGGCCCGTCACCCGAAGCTGAGCCGGTCCGGGGGAAAGAAGGTGTTCGAGCTCCGTCCCAACATCGACTGGCACAAGGGGCGTGCCGTGGACTGGTTGCTGAAGGCCCTGGGGCTGGAGGGTGAAGGCGTCCTGCCGGTGTTCGTTGGAGATGATCTCACGGATGAGGATGCCTTCCGGACGTTGAAGGGCCGGGGACTGGGGTTGGTGGTACGGGGAGATGAAGAGCGGCCCACGGCGGCGGATTACGCGCTGCGGGATGTCGAAGAGGTGCGCCGCTTCCTGGGATTGCTCATCGCTCACGTAAGAGGCGCCACGCGATGA
- a CDS encoding sigma-54-dependent transcriptional regulator — MAHVLIIDDHDTLREGMTLTLTRSGHTVSAARSGADGLAAYKKTPFDLVVTDLKMEGMDGIAVTQALKAMNPAVVVMVVTAFGTIETAVRAMQEGAYDFITKPFPPEVLRAKVDKGLELANTRRQVERLTARTAAHEADAALTHGNMVGESEPMQRLMSQVRKAAASDATVLVRGESGTGKELVARMLHQFSPRKDGPFVVVHCAALAETLLESELFGHERGAFTGAVKRKLGRFELADGGTLFLDELGEIPASVQTKLLRVLQEKEIQRVGGEETLKVDVRVVSATHRDLQAEVKAGRFREDLYYRLHIVPLLLPPLRERPEDIAALARHFVAKHGARVNRRVKGLDDSALRALTRHPWPGNVRELENAVEQALVFAEGEQLTEADLPSYLGSPRSHTDATGLPVLQGDRPLPDILEDLERQLIARAYEKAGHVKTETARLLGIKTSALYYKLEKYGFISKGERPEEG, encoded by the coding sequence ATGGCCCACGTCCTCATCATTGATGATCACGACACCCTGCGCGAGGGGATGACCCTCACGCTCACGCGCTCCGGCCACACCGTCTCCGCGGCGCGCTCGGGCGCGGATGGCCTGGCCGCCTACAAGAAGACACCGTTTGATCTGGTCGTCACGGATCTCAAGATGGAGGGAATGGACGGCATCGCCGTGACCCAGGCGCTCAAGGCGATGAACCCGGCCGTGGTGGTGATGGTGGTCACGGCCTTCGGCACCATCGAGACGGCGGTGCGGGCCATGCAGGAGGGCGCCTATGACTTCATCACCAAGCCCTTTCCGCCCGAGGTGCTGCGCGCCAAGGTGGACAAAGGGCTGGAGCTGGCCAACACACGCCGTCAGGTGGAGCGGCTGACGGCGCGCACCGCGGCGCACGAGGCGGATGCGGCCCTCACCCACGGCAACATGGTGGGCGAGAGCGAGCCCATGCAGCGGCTGATGTCCCAGGTCCGCAAGGCCGCCGCCAGCGATGCCACCGTGCTGGTGCGCGGAGAGAGCGGCACGGGCAAGGAGTTGGTGGCGCGGATGCTCCACCAGTTCTCCCCCCGCAAGGACGGCCCCTTCGTGGTGGTGCACTGCGCGGCCCTTGCGGAGACGCTGCTGGAGAGCGAGCTGTTCGGCCACGAACGCGGGGCCTTCACCGGCGCCGTCAAACGCAAGCTGGGCCGCTTCGAGCTGGCCGACGGGGGCACCCTCTTCCTGGACGAGCTCGGCGAGATTCCCGCCTCCGTGCAGACGAAGCTCCTGCGCGTGCTCCAGGAGAAGGAGATCCAACGCGTGGGCGGAGAAGAGACCCTCAAGGTGGATGTGCGCGTGGTGAGCGCCACCCACCGGGATCTCCAGGCCGAAGTCAAAGCGGGCCGATTCCGGGAGGACCTCTACTACCGGCTCCACATCGTCCCGCTGCTGCTGCCCCCGCTGCGCGAGCGCCCCGAGGACATCGCCGCCCTGGCCCGCCACTTCGTGGCCAAGCATGGCGCCCGGGTGAACCGGCGTGTGAAGGGCCTGGACGACAGCGCCCTGAGGGCCCTGACCCGTCACCCCTGGCCCGGCAACGTGCGCGAGTTGGAGAACGCGGTGGAGCAGGCCCTCGTCTTCGCCGAGGGCGAGCAGCTCACCGAGGCGGACCTTCCCTCCTACTTGGGAAGCCCCCGATCCCACACAGATGCAACTGGGTTGCCTGTGCTACAAGGCGACCGTCCCCTGCCGGACATCCTGGAGGACCTCGAGCGCCAGCTCATCGCCCGGGCTTATGAGAAGGCGGGCCACGTGAAGACGGAGACAGCACGGTTGTTGGGCATCAAGACATCCGCCCTGTATTACAAGCTGGAAAAGTACGGCTTCATCTCCAAGGGGGAGCGTCCCGAGGAGGGCTGA
- a CDS encoding NUDIX hydrolase, producing MSDTAPSLEELLARHVPADAKEREDLERMRAFASALAQPFSRTQAPAHFTGSAVVVNPTGTQVVLVHHGKLKRWLQPGGHAEGGDGGCMEATALREAREETGCQVQLHPSAPRPLDVDVHTIPARKDEPQHLHLDVRYLVVVEDPDTLVHDPAESLGAQWMGWDEALTRADEAPLRRLLEKARTSVGAD from the coding sequence ATGTCCGACACCGCCCCCTCTCTGGAAGAGCTGCTCGCGCGCCATGTCCCCGCGGACGCAAAGGAGCGCGAGGACCTCGAGCGCATGCGCGCCTTCGCCTCCGCGCTGGCCCAGCCCTTCTCTCGGACCCAGGCCCCCGCGCACTTCACGGGAAGTGCGGTGGTGGTGAACCCTACAGGAACCCAGGTGGTGCTGGTGCACCATGGGAAGCTGAAGCGCTGGTTGCAGCCGGGAGGACACGCGGAAGGGGGCGATGGCGGATGCATGGAAGCCACCGCGCTGCGCGAAGCCCGCGAGGAGACCGGCTGTCAGGTCCAGCTCCATCCCTCGGCGCCCCGGCCCTTGGACGTGGACGTCCACACCATACCCGCCCGCAAGGACGAACCGCAGCATCTCCATCTGGATGTGCGCTACCTGGTGGTCGTGGAGGATCCAGACACGCTCGTGCACGATCCGGCCGAGTCCCTGGGAGCCCAATGGATGGGGTGGGATGAGGCCTTGACGCGCGCGGACGAAGCCCCCTTGCGGCGGTTGCTGGAGAAGGCTCGTACCTCAGTGGGGGCTGACTGA
- a CDS encoding methyl-accepting chemotaxis protein has product MDTSDAKFVGSLSRRGLGIFMSRVLPAAPIAAYLNGMTVGVAGEDGLLAVGAVLPFIILGLGIGYPYLVLRFLMRSALLPRRDDVPGDRLSRILRLPWRGAFYSSVFAWTMGGFFFALPVCLYFDKPLYRVVIGTIVGVCCGVVLMFPIGLGLEKLLFPVALKERQAYPNVTLAGGGPFWPRQSWFLPFTFVASLLATVMLGSSVVAVKLMNFREALRGDMLSEGAVRSAAKLQDLGSTLFTDLAFALPWVCGLVLILPGITAWLLARRQAEGAAAVRVAIEGLAAGRITAPEWVSTDEIGELSAQLNNLLSRLRQIPETLHSSATRLVAAGKELTDANSEQEQSLNQQAAAIQETQVTSQEIKQTSQMTAERAEAMLRVAKRAEELGHEGEAAIEQSMVGLSAFQQFVEAMQDKLNRLAESASQIGDITEAVKDMADQSNLLAVNAAIEAARAGEEGKGFAVLAREVRALADQSVKSTTRIRNILNEVIEAIEAAATMAAQGSRDIADGLDQMRASSNSLRELSRLSQENSAAMRQIVAAVSQQNAGISQIFGAIADLSQIMDSTLKRLESTQQATGTLHAVSTEVSEMARRFTVN; this is encoded by the coding sequence ATGGATACCTCTGACGCAAAATTCGTAGGCTCTCTTTCCCGGCGCGGCCTGGGCATCTTCATGAGCCGGGTGCTGCCCGCCGCGCCCATCGCGGCGTACCTGAACGGGATGACCGTCGGTGTCGCGGGAGAAGACGGGCTGCTGGCCGTGGGGGCCGTCCTGCCCTTCATCATCCTGGGGCTGGGCATCGGGTACCCCTACTTGGTTCTGCGCTTCCTGATGCGCTCGGCCCTGCTGCCGCGCCGGGACGATGTGCCCGGAGACCGGCTCTCCCGCATCCTGCGCCTGCCCTGGCGGGGGGCGTTCTACTCGTCGGTGTTCGCCTGGACGATGGGCGGCTTCTTCTTCGCGCTTCCCGTCTGCCTCTACTTCGACAAGCCGCTGTACCGGGTGGTGATCGGCACCATCGTCGGGGTGTGCTGCGGCGTGGTGCTGATGTTTCCCATCGGCCTGGGGCTGGAGAAGCTGCTCTTCCCGGTGGCCCTGAAGGAGCGGCAAGCCTATCCCAACGTGACGCTCGCCGGCGGTGGGCCCTTCTGGCCGCGGCAGTCCTGGTTCCTGCCCTTCACGTTCGTGGCCTCGTTGCTGGCCACGGTGATGCTGGGAAGCAGCGTGGTGGCCGTCAAGCTGATGAACTTCCGCGAGGCGCTGCGGGGGGACATGTTGTCGGAAGGGGCGGTGCGCTCCGCGGCGAAGCTCCAGGATCTGGGCAGCACGCTGTTCACGGATCTCGCCTTCGCCTTGCCATGGGTCTGCGGCCTGGTGCTCATCCTGCCGGGAATCACCGCCTGGCTCCTGGCGCGCCGACAGGCCGAGGGGGCCGCGGCGGTGCGCGTGGCCATCGAGGGGCTGGCCGCGGGGCGGATCACCGCCCCTGAGTGGGTCTCCACGGACGAGATTGGCGAGCTGTCCGCCCAGCTGAACAACCTGTTGTCCCGGTTGCGGCAAATCCCCGAGACGCTGCACTCGTCGGCCACGCGTCTGGTGGCGGCCGGCAAGGAGCTGACGGACGCCAACTCCGAGCAAGAGCAGAGCCTCAACCAGCAGGCGGCGGCCATCCAGGAGACACAGGTCACCTCGCAGGAGATCAAACAGACGTCCCAGATGACGGCGGAGCGGGCCGAGGCCATGCTCCGGGTGGCCAAACGGGCCGAGGAGCTGGGCCACGAGGGCGAGGCGGCCATCGAGCAGAGCATGGTGGGGCTGTCGGCCTTTCAGCAGTTCGTGGAGGCCATGCAGGACAAGCTCAACCGCCTGGCCGAGAGCGCCTCGCAGATCGGCGACATCACTGAGGCCGTGAAGGACATGGCGGACCAGTCCAACCTGCTGGCCGTCAACGCCGCCATCGAGGCGGCGCGGGCAGGGGAAGAGGGCAAGGGCTTCGCCGTGCTGGCCCGCGAGGTGCGCGCGCTGGCGGATCAATCCGTCAAGAGCACCACGCGCATCCGGAACATCCTCAACGAGGTCATCGAGGCCATCGAGGCCGCGGCGACCATGGCGGCCCAGGGCTCGCGCGACATCGCCGACGGGCTGGATCAGATGCGGGCCTCCAGCAACAGCCTGCGTGAGCTGTCGCGCCTGTCCCAGGAGAACTCGGCGGCGATGCGGCAGATCGTCGCGGCCGTGAGCCAGCAGAACGCGGGCATCTCCCAGATCTTCGGCGCCATCGCGGACCTGTCACAGATCATGGACTCGACGCTCAAGCGGCTGGAGTCCACGCAACAGGCGACGGGAACACTGCACGCGGTCTCGACCGAAGTGAGCGAGATGGCGCGCCGGTTCACCGTGAATTGA
- a CDS encoding TenA family transcriptional regulator has translation MSPVVQNTEVVTKTLPPSVVARSSGEAVARRYGPPALKPTPHPEWMEGMLVSLRPEWEAACWPGLFKDTADGKHPSLLHWQRVLSNFFFIVESFPKYMGLSLAKTTYGQRPGDASARRWLLQNLGVEARHAEWYLDWMVAIGVNPEQVFNAKPLPEILALHEHLVEMCTRGTLAEGVAASNWAIEGVTGVWTEKCEKPFREYARDGVRIDGVSMMWLKAHARYDDAHPEEALEIVKAAVDPGSQECERVVAAARKSLKLYTAAIEACCAV, from the coding sequence ATGTCGCCCGTCGTTCAGAACACCGAAGTTGTGACGAAGACGCTGCCCCCGTCCGTGGTGGCTCGTTCGTCCGGTGAGGCGGTCGCTCGGCGCTACGGCCCTCCTGCCCTCAAGCCCACCCCACACCCGGAGTGGATGGAGGGGATGCTGGTCTCCCTGAGGCCTGAATGGGAGGCTGCCTGCTGGCCGGGCCTCTTCAAGGACACGGCCGATGGGAAGCACCCGTCGCTTCTTCACTGGCAGCGCGTGCTGTCCAACTTCTTTTTCATCGTCGAGAGCTTCCCCAAGTACATGGGGCTGTCGCTGGCGAAGACGACCTATGGCCAGCGTCCCGGGGACGCGAGCGCCCGCCGGTGGCTGCTGCAGAACCTGGGCGTCGAGGCGCGTCACGCGGAGTGGTACCTGGACTGGATGGTGGCCATCGGTGTGAACCCCGAGCAGGTCTTCAACGCCAAGCCGCTGCCGGAGATCCTCGCCCTGCACGAGCACCTGGTGGAGATGTGCACCCGTGGCACCCTGGCCGAGGGCGTGGCCGCCTCGAACTGGGCCATCGAGGGCGTGACGGGCGTCTGGACGGAGAAGTGCGAGAAGCCGTTCCGGGAGTATGCCCGGGATGGGGTCCGCATCGACGGTGTGTCGATGATGTGGCTCAAGGCGCACGCCCGGTATGACGATGCGCACCCCGAGGAGGCGCTGGAGATCGTCAAGGCCGCCGTGGACCCGGGCAGCCAGGAGTGCGAGCGGGTGGTGGCCGCGGCCCGGAAGTCCCTGAAGCTGTACACGGCCGCCATCGAGGCGTGCTGCGCGGTCTGA
- a CDS encoding TetR family transcriptional regulator — protein MTLRLPSLLLCLLLGSPVWAATGLDVGRSAAQQARAAVRALRERQQTLRQELNGLAGHIETLKAERQGRLTPGQELEKALRRSQELSGELTGLAQAVASAEGESERAHLALHVALSEELSRTRAAWDATSDRNQRASLLSRMRELRAEREAVRSALPASRVPTVGRAEASDDPADLLEQADALRDSEDKVRQRLMALKSRIAEVREERELERRMSDFLGEERMFDEQDRRMRLRLNGTELSSQADEREGAHPGIVEPRDPPPSSVGGADPPSVPVNNGNPDAPSPPTTPAPVSVRASDHRPQVQGVRAQELAAGDFEDLATLEAEAKRLESLARELDSRANSLERKVRELE, from the coding sequence ATGACGCTCCGCCTCCCGAGCCTGCTGCTGTGCCTGCTGCTCGGCTCCCCCGTGTGGGCCGCTACGGGCCTGGACGTGGGCCGCAGCGCGGCACAGCAGGCACGGGCGGCGGTTCGAGCCCTGCGTGAGCGGCAGCAAACCCTGCGGCAGGAACTGAATGGGCTGGCCGGGCACATCGAGACGCTCAAGGCGGAACGGCAAGGCCGGCTCACTCCGGGGCAAGAGCTGGAAAAAGCCCTTCGGCGCTCACAGGAGCTGAGTGGAGAGCTGACGGGGCTGGCGCAGGCGGTGGCGAGCGCCGAGGGCGAGTCAGAGCGGGCCCACCTGGCGCTGCACGTGGCGCTGTCCGAGGAGTTGTCCCGGACGCGGGCGGCGTGGGACGCCACCAGCGACCGGAACCAGCGCGCGAGCCTCCTCTCCCGGATGCGCGAGCTGCGGGCCGAACGCGAAGCCGTCCGGTCCGCCCTCCCCGCCTCGCGGGTGCCGACGGTGGGCCGTGCGGAAGCCAGCGATGACCCCGCGGACCTGCTGGAGCAGGCCGATGCGCTGAGAGACTCCGAGGACAAGGTGCGCCAGCGGCTCATGGCCCTGAAGTCCCGCATCGCCGAAGTCCGGGAGGAGCGTGAGCTGGAGCGCCGGATGAGCGACTTCCTGGGCGAGGAGCGGATGTTCGACGAGCAGGATCGGCGCATGCGTCTGCGCCTGAACGGCACGGAACTCTCATCCCAGGCGGACGAGCGGGAAGGCGCCCACCCGGGCATCGTGGAGCCCCGTGACCCACCGCCTTCCTCCGTTGGGGGAGCGGACCCTCCGTCCGTGCCCGTGAACAATGGCAATCCGGACGCGCCCTCCCCTCCCACCACCCCGGCGCCCGTCTCGGTGCGTGCCAGTGATCACCGGCCCCAGGTCCAGGGAGTCCGAGCCCAGGAGTTGGCCGCCGGAGACTTCGAGGATCTGGCCACCCTGGAGGCCGAGGCGAAGCGGCTGGAGTCGTTGGCCCGGGAACTGGACTCCCGCGCGAACTCGCTGGAGCGCAAGGTGCGCGAGTTGGAGTGA
- a CDS encoding tetratricopeptide repeat protein, translating into MPLLYHQCMSDARLEQFQQMVAEFPDSPMGHFSLGKLYLERRQYAEAAKCLEVATRLDPTYAAALVSLGDAHAGAGQVAPAREALLRARQVALDQKHPSLAEEIDERLSELA; encoded by the coding sequence ATGCCTCTCCTCTATCACCAGTGCATGAGCGATGCCCGGTTGGAGCAGTTTCAGCAGATGGTGGCCGAGTTTCCCGATTCTCCCATGGGCCACTTCTCCCTCGGCAAGCTGTATCTGGAGCGCCGTCAGTACGCCGAGGCGGCGAAGTGCCTGGAGGTGGCCACCCGGCTGGACCCCACCTATGCGGCGGCCCTCGTCTCGCTGGGAGATGCGCATGCGGGGGCGGGGCAGGTGGCTCCTGCGCGCGAGGCACTCTTGCGCGCCCGTCAGGTGGCGCTGGACCAGAAGCATCCCAGCCTCGCCGAGGAGATCGACGAGCGCCTTTCAGAGCTGGCGTAA